A stretch of DNA from Uranotaenia lowii strain MFRU-FL unplaced genomic scaffold, ASM2978415v1 HiC_scaffold_816, whole genome shotgun sequence:
GCTCGTGGTTTATCCTTTACCTCCACTCTCCATTCtgctgcacgccgccaaagatggttcttaataCTCGCCGCTTGAATACTCCgtccgagtgtgcgcaggtcctaCTCGAGCTTATCCACGTCTCGTGATAGTAGagacacgacttccgctgatcattcgccgcccGATCTCACAGCTGGCTggtgtctgcggtcaccagtgtgCCGATATAGAAAGGCTTCGAGTATCTCCAGCtcatcgccgtcgatcgtgactttCTTATTGCAAGCGGGCTCGGTTGGTATCTGACCCGCAGGCCAGTATATACTTCGTCTTGATAAATTTATCATCAAACCAATTCTTTTTGCTTCgcatttcagtttgcggtagatgtcctccaccgccgcagatgatctgccgacgcATTTCGCCTTATTTCGCCCACCGCCCaccgaataacaccttctagcgccacgtccaacatcatttatttattattcttaAAAATGAAGAGACTAGctacaaatacaaatctacactgaacttagaacactaagaattcttcttcggaGTACAACCTTTAAAACGTCAAAATCGAAATGCTCTGAGAAACGGTTGAAAGTTTTAATGATCGAACCAAACTacagtaaagactcttcaggcagtagatgtccttaaagtccttggtcatgcggaaaagaagacccaggcttctggTGGCCTTGGCAACGATATAGTTGGTATGAGTTTTAAAATCCAGCCGCACGTCAAGAACCACACCAGGAGCTTTCACGTGTTAGGCTCGAGAGGttgcatcgtttccaaggaaataaacggctcagaacgggcgtcgtttgcgggaaaatgatattactGCGCATTTACTACGGTTTAAAGGTAggcgattggcatcacaccaggaagcaaagaggttaaactggttctgcaTGAAATTCACATCCTCGGGGCCATTGATAGAGTAGaacagtttcaagtcgtcggcatacgctaATTTTGTTCCATTGAGAAATTGCAGtacgtcattgaagtagattaggAATACTAATGGCTCTAgatgacttccctgaggcacgcctgatgaagTTGAGAAGCGTTCTGGATCTGGATACAGAAAGCTATCTTGGCTGGAGCAACACTTTAAACTTGTCATGTTAAAATCACCTAAGACGAATATGTCATCTTCTGGAGCGCAGAAAGAGCTTATTTTAGAGATGCAGCGTGAGAATGATTCAGCTAAGGTAACATCTCTCGAACCATCAGGAGGCAAATATAGTACGTCAACGTAAAGCTTCCGGTCGCCGAGTTGGGCAAGATTATGCCAAGATTCATCATCGATTAGCAAAGCTCAGATGGTGCTCAGGGACTGGGTGTTCACGACATTTTTGGAAGGTTTGCCATATCCTCCGGTAGGTGTTCTGTATCCCAGATCCGAGCCATCAACAGTGTAGGCAATCGGAAAACTTGTCCGGGcctattttgatgagttcagctgcgatgccactctttccagccgacttgttgctattcagctggtCTAACTTCACTCCTAGCTGGGAGTTGCTCCTCTACGAATTTTGCTATGCCTTCGATGTACCTTTGCTAGGAAGAGGAGTAAATATTGGTGGTCCGTTTGCAACAGCCACCCTACCCCCGCTCCATTAGCTTCTCACAAAATGAACGTTTTTCACCATATATTgatgttttttcttttatttattgaaagtttggaaaatcaaatccaaacctcacccccccccccttcaacccccaaaaaaaaatgccttatgATAGTACCAAATAGTGTCAGAAGTCAAAAGAAACTTATCAAGCACGTTGTACaatcatgaaaaataattttagttctTACCTTATCTaaagtttttgttgaatttgagcTCCCTTTAGTGCTATGCTTGAAGACAGAGCTTATTGTACTGGCAGGTTCACTAATACCTTCTATTAAGATAGAATTTTTCGTTGTACCATATGCCGCATCACCTTGTGTTTCATCTTCATCATATTCATAGTCCTCATAATAATAGTCATCATCGTAATCTTCATAATCGTCATATTCAGCACTACTTCCAGCCAACTCTGTATTGTTCACTGCATTAAGTGGTTTGTAGTAAGGAGAgttagctttaaaattattaagaagcacttcaaaataatttctattaTAATACTTATTATTTTGTTCGGTTAACTCTTTAGCTACAGCTTGATCATTTTTCACTACTAAATGCTCTACTATTGTTTGTTGGTCAACACGATCGTCTTTAACATTTGTATCCTTTTGGTGATGTCCTGGAACGATGTGGTTGTGGCTAGAAGAGCTCCTGTGAAGTAAAAAGAAAACGGTACttttctaaatgtttttttttggtaacttaaaaatgattttatttaacgTAACTTTGACTTAGAAAAAATGATTGAACCTCGATAGGTGagagtgcaaaaaaaaattctttgacaTAAATTTCGTAGttagacaaaatcgacaaaaaaatgtcaacgcATTCATAATTCATACCGAAGGGCGTAGAGGATTTGAGGGGCGATTTAAGAAAGGTAAGCATTAGAGGTGtaccgaataccgaatattgacaaacgaattattcattttaatacttctcatgtttttgagtcgattttttttttcaacctgaTGATATTACTATATGATGTATTACAAAGTCTTTTTCAAGTTGGGGTCTCTCTGATTTTcgaaatgtcaccaataactgaaaggacatcagatgacttctAGGGTGTTTATCActaaagaaatttgttttctgtcaaatctgggacaaaacatatCGAAACAGGAGCCAAGAAGTataaaattgcttatttgataccGCATTACATGAAGGTCAAACAAAGCCGGGCAAAATCCGcgaaatttcaaacaatatcTCGGCACCCTGGCCGCTGCTTTTCAatccacaggtacagatggcttgccaaaccagatatttcttcgcaaactttgacagtttcatgtgaaaatatctgctatctttccccttccttttgtcgtataaaactcctgttccggaagctgcttgtagccggctttgacgtaggtttcgtcgtccattaccacgcagtcaaacttcttcagcatcgtcgtgtacagcctccgaaatcgcgctttggccgtcgtattttgtttatcatcgcgatttggagtaagctggagcctcgcgaagtactgcatgaaaagtagtcatgcaatatttcgctaggcacccagcagggatgtcaattgaatttattgtttatcaatgccaaaagacatactcctgttaaacagctaataacttgtttgcctaataagatacaaagttaagaTCTTGAACAAagatgttcagcggaaaatttcctttaggaaatttataatctggcacaaaaaccatcagctggctcggttccacagatgaaacaaaaatgatgttgaattttcagtacaaaatattgaattctcTCATACAAACcagaagttcaaatttactcatgtaaacgttactcaaaaattctgcaaaaaatcatggacgagtttTAGACCAAggcaaagctttttagaccccagggtttgagaaaatcaaaaatgaccccaaatcgactcagtctagtgttgCGGCCAAGAAAGAATTCGTCCAAGTTTTGAGAGcagttttattttgttgttagattgcttcaaagctgtaaataatGCATCTTTTAGAAAATGTCCTACGGTTTAACAATTCTATTTTAACTTACAGCTTAGTTTTCTTCTCAACCCTTGGCCTTATCTTCCTGTCAAAGTTTAGTCAATCGTGCGATTCCTGTATGACGAATCGTGTATCGCGGAAGTGTCCGCTGGGACAAATATACTAAGCCGGAAATTTGGAGTAGATCTTCCTAGAAGGTTAAATATGTGTATTGTTACATAATAGAACATTATGAGAATTTTGACCGTTTAACAACCTACGTGAAGCTAATCGACCTTTGCTGATGCAAATAAACAATCACGAAATGGAAAGAAGTCTTTGATTTAGACTAAACTATTTCAATCGTAAACTTTAAAATCAAGCTACTACACGATGTGTTAAAATGCCTCGATTTGACAGTTCTAAACATCCGGTTTTTTGTCACCGTTTCTACCGTCgtcattgaaaatcattaaaaacaaatagtCGGTTGACCGAACTGTGATGGTTACGGCAGGGTTGCCTGTTTGCCGacaaggggtgttcaggttttttaaatgcaaaattgaaagaaatacgtcaagttgatattgaccaaattttgaccgtatcaccctttaatatgtgacttacatcattgtttcgtgtccagacactaaaaaaagtcaatttcctCACTggcttaaacttgaaaaagtagataaattcgtttaaaaatgcatttttttccgaaaactgaaaatcagttactgtaagggcataatgagaaccccgaCTGGGGCAGTATATGCAACATTAATCGggacacgatgagcgttttctgccgtggaatctagcagcgaatttcactcgatgaagtcaactgaataatagagctacagcttgacttgatTCGTCTGAAAATTtcgcctattggttagatgtcggagaggtaatcagttgGCTCGAGTTCGATACCTGTTCGAGATGATTTtctttcatttaccattcataatCGATGCTTTTTACACTAAACTGTGAGACGTAGaaccatcaaacaaagcaatactaaaataatgtatgactttttgtagaatacaagcaattcacacacacacacacacacacacaatcatacattatgtttttgaTGCTATGCATCACCCGGCAAGATGCTACTAATCATGAAATGCAACAATGAAAATAAtctctaaatgaaaaaaaaatctccccgACAAAAATCGTagtcgagcctactgattacctctcacacatctaaccaataggccaaatcgtcagatgtaaactgatgaagctgtagctctatcattcagttgactacatcgagttgaattcgctgctagatgctacggcagaaaacgctcatcgtgccccgaataATTGTGCGCTGTGCATTTcaagtcaacaagttaaagaaaaaacgtgttttaaaatttattatagtgaaaaacctaaaatttaatgatggggaaaattgaggaacaatgtgttcctcatgttgcagtgcgtacattatagattaagatgatttaacgatcataaaagcttattttccaatgcttaaaaactataatattttcgtcaattgaattggtttttctaaaatatttctgtaaaaatgataaggagatttcttttttgttgaaaaactatgTCTATAGGAGGTACGGAACTAAACCTcatgaaaaagaaaatacaaCACGACCGCTGCactgtggtccaa
This window harbors:
- the LOC129760898 gene encoding uncharacterized protein LOC129760898 isoform X1 is translated as MRSSLGVTKIFTFYFILFNLYTNTKFCVISVGANRIIGNSIINNDGNDESFNLASTHSTLDSVGLLSYSAKSNYTHQMNALSKAHHVRHKHHLETGRHKIEAKRTDPLFEKNFKPVSMQTGRNRGAGRHQSNREHSVHARIVKNSAKHEKKSAFPNFEVVSHAENISKSKQGHRKFRSSSSHNHIVPGHHQKDTNVKDDRVDQQTIVEHLVVKNDQAVAKELTEQNNKYYNRNYFEVLLNNFKANSPYYKPLNAVNNTELAGSSAEYDDYEDYDDDYYYEDYEYDEDETQGDAAYGTTKNSILIEGISEPASTISSVFKHSTKGSSNSTKTLDKVRTKIIFHDCTTCLISFF